One genomic segment of Streptomyces sp. RKND-216 includes these proteins:
- a CDS encoding VOC family protein: protein MSRDIQVAFDAHDPRALSTFWRDALGYVHPGPPGVELPEGADPLAAWDDFLARIGVPEDQRNTRSAVEAPDGRGPRLFFQQVPEDKVAKNRVHLDVRAAPGLQGEERMAALEAECARLVALGAARVRRDEPAPPMSEGFIVMTDPEGNEFCLD, encoded by the coding sequence ATGAGCCGCGACATCCAGGTCGCCTTCGACGCCCACGACCCGCGGGCCCTGTCCACCTTCTGGCGCGACGCGCTGGGCTACGTCCATCCCGGTCCGCCCGGAGTCGAACTGCCCGAGGGGGCCGACCCGCTGGCGGCGTGGGACGACTTCCTCGCGCGGATCGGCGTGCCGGAGGACCAGCGCAACACCCGGTCCGCGGTCGAGGCCCCGGACGGGCGCGGGCCGCGGCTGTTCTTCCAGCAGGTGCCGGAGGACAAGGTCGCCAAGAACCGTGTACACCTCGACGTCCGTGCCGCACCGGGTCTGCAGGGCGAGGAGCGCATGGCCGCGCTGGAGGCGGAGTGCGCGCGGCTCGTGGCGCTGGGGGCGGCGCGGGTGAGGCGGGATGAACCCGCTCCCCCGATGAGCGAAGGCTTCATCGTGATGACCGACCCGGAGGGCAACGAGTTCTGCCTCGACTGA
- a CDS encoding helix-turn-helix transcriptional regulator produces the protein MSRRSADGGGSAVVRGGRRVAEAAPHSGGRRHAAEEVRQGLAGAARMPITRRELQALRHAAAGAPVAETAAALHLAPGTIRNYLNPGIRRLGARNKTDAVRAARETGWLLVPRPSGHGSEGAGSRGHDEP, from the coding sequence ATGAGCAGACGGTCGGCCGACGGAGGCGGATCCGCAGTGGTCCGCGGAGGACGGCGGGTCGCTGAGGCCGCGCCCCACTCCGGCGGGCGGCGGCACGCCGCCGAGGAGGTGCGGCAGGGGCTGGCCGGCGCGGCGCGGATGCCGATCACCCGGCGCGAGCTCCAGGCGCTGCGGCACGCCGCCGCCGGCGCACCGGTGGCCGAGACGGCGGCCGCGCTGCACCTGGCGCCCGGGACGATCCGCAACTACCTGAACCCCGGCATCCGCAGGCTCGGGGCGCGGAACAAGACCGACGCGGTACGGGCGGCACGGGAGACGGGCTGGCTGCTCGTCCCGCGCCCGTCCGGGCACGGCTCGGAGGGCGCGGGGAGCCGGGGCCACGACGAGCCGTGA
- a CDS encoding ABC transporter substrate-binding protein translates to MLALCLTVACGGGDSGDGDAVTELPDLTGKTVQVAAVWTGSEQQNFKKALKEFEERTGAEVEFVPTGDNVSSFLSSRIEDGAPPDVAMLPQVGVLQQFAEKGWLKPVDDATYRQMLMNLETGWHDLGAHEGTTYGVYFKAANKSLVWYNTAAFEKAGASEPKTWKDFLDTAQRLADSGVDPVSVGGADGWTLTDWFENIYLSQAGPDTYDRLAAHEIPWTDPSVEKALTTLGDLFGEEQLLAGGNDGARATAFPESVTKTFADLDDPEAAMVYEGDFVGVNITNDTDAELGTDAKLFPFPAVGGGQPPVVTGGDAAVALKHSPGAHAMMTFLASEDAARIMAEQGGFLSPNKSLDTATYPSDLQREIAKALLDAGSTFRFDMSDQAPAAFGGTKGEGEWKALQDFLDNPDDVAGAMLALEDSAAKAFDD, encoded by the coding sequence GTGCTCGCCCTCTGCCTCACCGTCGCCTGCGGTGGCGGCGACAGCGGCGACGGCGACGCCGTCACCGAGCTGCCCGACCTGACGGGCAAGACCGTTCAGGTCGCCGCGGTGTGGACCGGCTCTGAGCAGCAGAACTTCAAGAAGGCGCTGAAGGAGTTCGAGGAGCGCACCGGCGCCGAGGTCGAGTTCGTGCCGACCGGCGACAACGTCTCCTCCTTCCTCAGCTCCCGGATCGAGGACGGTGCCCCGCCGGACGTCGCGATGCTCCCGCAGGTCGGCGTCCTCCAGCAGTTCGCCGAGAAGGGCTGGCTGAAACCGGTCGACGACGCCACCTACCGCCAGATGCTGATGAACCTGGAGACGGGCTGGCACGACCTCGGCGCGCACGAAGGCACCACCTACGGCGTTTACTTCAAGGCCGCGAACAAGTCGCTGGTCTGGTACAACACCGCGGCCTTCGAGAAGGCCGGCGCGAGCGAACCGAAGACCTGGAAGGACTTCCTGGACACCGCGCAGCGCCTCGCCGACTCCGGTGTCGATCCCGTCTCCGTCGGCGGCGCCGACGGCTGGACCCTGACCGACTGGTTCGAGAACATCTACCTCTCGCAAGCCGGCCCCGACACGTACGACAGACTCGCCGCCCACGAGATCCCGTGGACGGACCCCTCGGTGGAGAAGGCCCTCACCACCCTCGGCGACCTGTTCGGGGAGGAGCAGCTGCTGGCCGGCGGCAACGACGGCGCACGGGCCACCGCCTTCCCCGAGTCCGTCACCAAGACCTTCGCCGACCTGGATGACCCCGAGGCCGCCATGGTCTACGAGGGCGACTTCGTCGGCGTCAACATCACGAACGACACCGACGCCGAACTCGGCACCGACGCCAAGCTCTTCCCCTTCCCCGCCGTCGGTGGCGGCCAGCCCCCCGTGGTGACCGGCGGCGACGCCGCCGTCGCGCTGAAGCACTCCCCGGGGGCGCACGCCATGATGACCTTCCTCGCCTCCGAGGACGCCGCACGCATCATGGCCGAGCAGGGCGGTTTCCTCTCCCCGAACAAGAGCCTCGACACCGCCACCTACCCCAGCGACCTCCAGCGCGAGATCGCCAAGGCACTCCTCGACGCCGGGAGCACCTTCCGCTTCGACATGTCCGACCAGGCACCCGCGGCCTTCGGCGGCACCAAGGGCGAAGGCGAATGGAAGGCCCTCCAGGACTTCCTCGACAACCCGGACGACGTCGCCGGCGCCATGCTGGCACTGGAGGACTCCGCCGCGAAGGCCTTCGACGACTGA
- a CDS encoding OsmC family protein, which translates to MPSPDRTLYTTTARSSHGPDQVRIDGSGHKTVPVVTPPATGSRTADGWSPEDLYAAAVATCLHQAITVVGGELRADLTGSEVSVQVDLEHSGNLRYGLTARVSVDLPGVADGTRTTLLEEAMRVFPLSAHVRVASS; encoded by the coding sequence ATGCCCTCGCCGGACCGCACCCTCTACACCACCACGGCTCGCTCCAGCCACGGACCGGACCAGGTCCGCATCGACGGCTCCGGGCACAAGACCGTGCCCGTCGTGACCCCGCCCGCGACCGGCTCGCGGACGGCGGACGGCTGGTCGCCGGAGGACCTGTACGCCGCCGCCGTGGCCACCTGTCTTCATCAGGCGATCACCGTGGTCGGTGGTGAACTGCGAGCCGACCTCACCGGCAGCGAGGTGTCCGTCCAGGTCGACCTGGAGCATTCCGGGAACCTGCGCTACGGCCTCACCGCCCGCGTGTCCGTGGACCTCCCGGGCGTGGCCGACGGCACCCGCACCACCCTGCTGGAGGAGGCCATGCGCGTCTTCCCCCTCTCCGCTCACGTCCGCGTCGCCTCGTCGTGA
- a CDS encoding MFS transporter yields MSGSETSPGAYVPDPRRWKALGVCLLAGFITLLDVSIVNVALPSIRRGLGATAGDIQWVVAGYALSFGLLLVPAGRLGDARGRRLLFMTGLSLFAAASVLCGTAQNALWLVLARLFQGLAGGLVSPQVSALIQQLFRGAERGRAFGLFGAVIGLSTAVGPVLGGVIIELFGAVHGWRWIFFVNLPVCLAALLLAARLLPGPERHIRPCARDLDPAGVVLLGTGVALLLLPLVQGRQWTGPGTWLMFPAAGVVLACFVLWERRHARRAQPLVDLRLFGLRSYAFGSVLMLAYFAGFTSIFFVLTLYLQAGLGYSALAAGLTTVPFAVGSGVAAAVSGRLVARYGRALVVAALTVVAAGLALVIVAVSAVPGRAAGWALAAPLLLAGLGGGAVIAPNQTLTLSAVPPAQGGSAGGVLQTGQRLGSAAGIAATGSVFFSRLAASGNDWPTAFRYSVAVSLAFVLCALGVAVADLRVRHRAAASGGGPAREV; encoded by the coding sequence GTGAGCGGATCCGAGACGTCCCCCGGCGCCTACGTGCCCGACCCGCGGCGCTGGAAGGCGCTCGGGGTGTGCCTGCTGGCCGGGTTCATCACGTTGCTGGACGTGTCGATCGTCAACGTGGCACTGCCGTCGATCCGGCGCGGCCTGGGAGCGACGGCGGGCGACATCCAGTGGGTGGTGGCCGGTTACGCCCTGTCGTTCGGGCTGCTGCTGGTCCCGGCGGGGCGGCTGGGCGACGCGCGGGGGCGGCGGCTGCTGTTCATGACGGGGCTGTCGCTGTTCGCAGCGGCCAGCGTGCTGTGCGGCACGGCGCAGAACGCGCTGTGGCTGGTGCTCGCCCGGCTCTTCCAGGGCCTGGCGGGCGGGCTGGTCTCCCCGCAGGTGTCGGCGCTGATCCAGCAGCTGTTCCGGGGGGCGGAGCGGGGTCGGGCGTTCGGGCTCTTCGGGGCGGTGATCGGCCTGTCGACGGCGGTGGGGCCGGTACTCGGCGGGGTGATCATCGAGCTGTTCGGCGCCGTGCACGGCTGGCGGTGGATCTTCTTCGTGAACCTGCCGGTGTGCCTGGCGGCACTGCTGCTGGCCGCGCGGCTGCTGCCCGGTCCCGAGCGCCACATCCGGCCGTGCGCGCGGGACCTGGACCCGGCCGGGGTGGTGCTGCTGGGGACCGGGGTGGCGCTGCTGCTGCTCCCGCTGGTGCAGGGACGGCAGTGGACGGGGCCCGGCACGTGGCTGATGTTCCCGGCCGCAGGGGTCGTTCTGGCCTGCTTCGTGCTGTGGGAGCGGCGGCACGCCCGCCGGGCGCAGCCGCTGGTGGACCTGAGGCTGTTCGGGCTGCGTTCCTACGCCTTCGGGTCGGTGCTGATGCTGGCCTACTTCGCGGGCTTCACGTCGATCTTCTTCGTCCTCACCCTCTACCTCCAGGCGGGGTTGGGCTACAGCGCGCTGGCGGCCGGCCTGACCACCGTGCCGTTTGCGGTCGGCTCCGGTGTCGCGGCCGCGGTCAGCGGCCGGCTGGTGGCACGGTACGGCCGGGCGCTGGTCGTGGCGGCGCTGACGGTGGTGGCCGCGGGTCTGGCGCTGGTGATCGTCGCGGTGTCGGCTGTACCGGGGCGGGCGGCGGGCTGGGCGCTCGCGGCGCCGCTGCTGCTGGCGGGGCTGGGCGGCGGCGCCGTGATCGCACCGAACCAGACGCTCACCCTGTCGGCCGTGCCGCCGGCGCAGGGCGGCAGCGCGGGCGGCGTGCTGCAGACGGGGCAGCGGCTCGGGTCGGCCGCGGGCATCGCGGCCACCGGCAGCGTGTTCTTCTCCCGGCTCGCCGCTTCCGGGAACGACTGGCCGACGGCGTTCCGGTACAGCGTGGCGGTGTCCCTGGCGTTCGTGCTGTGCGCCCTGGGAGTCGCGGTGGCGGACCTGCGCGTGCGGCACCGTGCGGCCGCATCCGGCGGCGGGCCGGCGCGCGAAGTGTGA
- a CDS encoding SDR family oxidoreductase, which yields MSEENEGPLRCLVTGAGGYIGGRLVPELLEAGHEVRCLVRTPDKLRDHPWAGRIEAAEGDVTQAEQVRPAMRDVDVAYYLVHALGTGPDFEETDRHAARVFAAEARRAGVRRIIYLGGLTPRGVPESELSPHLRSRTEVGRILLESGVPTAVLRAAVVIGSGSASFEMLRYLTERLPAMVTPSWVRTPIQPIAVRDVLRCLVGCARLPADVSRGFDVGGPDVLTYRDMMRRYAEVAGLPRRVIVPVPVLTPRLSSHWVGLVTPVPAQIARPLAESLRHEVVCREDDLSRYVPDPPGGRLGFDRALRLALQRIKDAEVATRWSSASVPGAPSDPLPTDPDWAGGSLYTDRRARRVEASPEALWRVIEGIGGDNGWYSFPLAWAVRGRLDRFLGGVGLRRGRRDPHRLRVGDSLDFWRVEEVEPGRLLRLRAEMRLPGLAWLELRVARDREGRTVYAQRAVFHPRGLAGHAYWWAIAPFHGPVFGGMTRNIARAAKDAPPGAGPPLGVGGGAPYR from the coding sequence GTGTCGGAGGAGAACGAGGGGCCGCTGCGCTGCCTGGTCACGGGGGCGGGCGGCTACATCGGCGGGCGGCTGGTGCCGGAGCTGCTGGAGGCGGGGCACGAGGTGCGCTGCCTGGTCCGGACGCCGGACAAACTGCGCGACCATCCGTGGGCCGGCCGGATCGAGGCGGCGGAGGGCGACGTGACCCAGGCGGAGCAGGTGCGCCCGGCGATGCGGGACGTGGACGTCGCCTACTACCTGGTGCACGCGTTGGGCACCGGGCCCGACTTCGAGGAGACCGACCGGCACGCGGCGCGGGTGTTCGCGGCCGAGGCGCGGCGGGCCGGGGTCCGCCGGATCATCTATCTCGGCGGGCTGACCCCGCGGGGCGTGCCGGAGAGCGAACTCTCCCCGCACCTGCGGTCGCGGACGGAGGTGGGACGCATCCTGCTGGAGTCGGGGGTGCCGACGGCCGTGCTGCGGGCGGCCGTGGTGATCGGCTCGGGGTCGGCGTCGTTCGAAATGCTGCGGTACCTCACCGAACGGCTGCCCGCGATGGTCACCCCGAGCTGGGTGCGGACGCCGATCCAGCCCATCGCCGTACGGGACGTGCTGCGGTGCCTGGTCGGCTGCGCGCGGCTGCCGGCCGACGTCAGCCGCGGGTTCGACGTGGGCGGCCCGGACGTGCTCACCTACCGGGACATGATGCGGCGTTACGCGGAGGTGGCCGGGCTGCCGCGGCGGGTCATCGTGCCGGTGCCCGTGCTGACGCCGCGGCTGTCCAGCCACTGGGTCGGCCTGGTCACGCCGGTGCCGGCGCAGATCGCCCGCCCGCTGGCGGAGTCGCTGCGGCACGAAGTGGTGTGCCGGGAGGACGACCTCAGCCGGTACGTGCCGGACCCGCCCGGCGGGCGCCTCGGCTTCGATCGGGCCTTGCGTCTGGCGCTGCAGCGCATCAAGGACGCCGAGGTCGCCACCCGCTGGTCCTCGGCATCGGTGCCCGGGGCGCCCAGCGATCCGCTGCCCACCGACCCGGACTGGGCGGGCGGAAGCCTTTACACCGACCGGCGGGCCCGGCGGGTGGAGGCTTCGCCGGAGGCGCTGTGGCGGGTGATCGAGGGCATCGGCGGAGACAACGGCTGGTACTCGTTCCCGCTCGCGTGGGCGGTGCGCGGCCGGCTGGACCGGTTCCTGGGCGGCGTCGGACTGCGCCGCGGAAGGCGCGACCCGCACCGGCTGCGCGTCGGCGACTCGTTGGACTTCTGGCGGGTGGAGGAGGTCGAGCCGGGCCGGCTGCTGCGACTGCGCGCGGAGATGCGGCTGCCGGGCCTGGCGTGGCTGGAGCTGCGGGTGGCGCGGGACCGGGAGGGCCGGACGGTGTACGCGCAGCGCGCGGTGTTCCATCCGCGCGGGCTGGCCGGGCACGCGTACTGGTGGGCGATCGCGCCGTTCCACGGGCCGGTGTTCGGCGGCATGACGCGCAACATCGCGCGGGCGGCCAAGGACGCTCCGCCGGGGGCGGGGCCGCCGCTAGGGGTCGGAGGGGGTGCTCCGTACCGCTGA
- a CDS encoding MarR family winged helix-turn-helix transcriptional regulator encodes MPAPSAPGSPPPDLQAFAVRLRRMNAEFNRIAQEFARAHGLHHTDVQALVAVLDGDGEGGALTPGRLREHLNLTSGAVSACLNRLEAAGHIQRVRDPDDGRVVHLHYAAAGRAVARAYFRPLAEGTDAARRHFTDDELRTVLRFLDAMSDELSAVRSTPSDP; translated from the coding sequence GTGCCAGCACCCTCAGCCCCCGGTTCCCCGCCACCCGACCTGCAGGCGTTCGCGGTCCGGCTGCGCCGGATGAACGCCGAGTTCAACCGCATCGCGCAGGAGTTCGCCCGCGCCCACGGCCTGCACCACACCGACGTGCAGGCACTGGTGGCCGTCCTGGACGGCGACGGTGAGGGCGGGGCCCTCACCCCCGGACGGCTGCGGGAACACCTCAACCTCACCTCCGGCGCGGTCAGCGCGTGCCTCAACCGGCTGGAGGCCGCGGGCCACATCCAGCGCGTCCGCGACCCCGACGACGGCCGCGTGGTCCACCTCCACTACGCCGCCGCCGGACGCGCCGTCGCCCGCGCGTACTTCCGCCCCCTCGCCGAGGGCACCGACGCCGCCCGACGCCACTTCACCGACGACGAACTGCGTACCGTGCTGCGTTTCCTGGACGCCATGAGCGACGAGCTGTCAGCGGTACGGAGCACCCCCTCCGACCCCTAG
- a CDS encoding MMPL family transporter, whose protein sequence is MPPAPRALRWLVPALLLVAWLGLGGVVGPYAGKLGEVSTNDQSTFLPQSAESTKVLNAQDAFRDEQTIPAVVVWTSDDGSVSGEQRAAAAESLRSLADVPGVTGQASPVIPAEDGAALQGVVQLRSDLGEQLGETVDRIHEAAADVPGTASHIAGPAATQADLSDAFAGIDSLLVLVALGVVLLILLLVYRSVLLPLVVIISSVLALSLASALVYQLAERDLVRVDGQVQGILSILVIGAATDYALLLAARYKEELSARADRDRLAAMRTAVRRSAGAIVASAATVGLGLLALLLSDLANTSALGPVGAIGIVCAVVSTMTFLPAVLALLGRAAYWPARPKAAAAGTRSEGVWGRVAAAVERAPRRIWAGTGVLLLVCAAFAPQLKSDGVPLSEIFVNDAPSVEAQEVLSEHYPGGSGNPAVIIADAGAAREVAGAATRTEGVSAAAPVTQSGRPGGGQPQVVDGRVMIDATLTDSADSDAAKETVQRLRENVHGVDGADALVGGYTAQQYDTQQTAQRDRVVITPVVLAIILVILALLLRSLLMPLLLVGTVALNYFATIGVAALVFQHLLGFTGTDASVPLYGFVFLVALGVDYNIFLMTRVREEALRDGTRRGVLTGLTATGGVITSAGVVLAATFAALVVIPLAFLVQIAFIVAFGVLLDTLVVRSLLVPALVRDIGRVLWWPSALHRR, encoded by the coding sequence ATGCCCCCTGCCCCCCGAGCCCTGCGATGGCTCGTTCCCGCCCTGCTACTCGTCGCCTGGCTCGGCCTCGGCGGCGTCGTCGGCCCGTACGCGGGAAAGCTGGGCGAGGTCTCCACCAACGACCAGTCCACGTTCCTGCCGCAGAGCGCCGAGTCGACGAAGGTGCTGAACGCCCAGGACGCCTTCCGCGACGAGCAGACGATCCCCGCGGTCGTGGTCTGGACGTCCGACGACGGCTCCGTCTCCGGCGAGCAGCGGGCCGCGGCCGCCGAGTCGCTGCGGTCGCTCGCCGACGTTCCCGGCGTCACCGGGCAGGCGTCGCCGGTCATCCCGGCCGAGGACGGCGCCGCGCTCCAGGGCGTCGTGCAGCTGCGCTCCGATCTGGGCGAGCAGCTCGGGGAGACCGTCGACCGAATCCACGAGGCGGCGGCCGACGTGCCCGGCACCGCCTCACACATCGCCGGGCCGGCCGCGACGCAGGCCGACCTCTCGGACGCGTTCGCCGGCATCGACAGCCTGCTGGTCCTGGTCGCACTCGGCGTGGTGCTGCTGATCCTGCTGCTGGTCTACCGCAGCGTGCTGCTGCCGCTCGTGGTCATCATCAGCTCCGTGCTGGCGCTGTCCCTCGCCTCCGCGCTCGTGTACCAGCTCGCGGAACGGGATCTGGTGCGCGTGGACGGCCAGGTGCAGGGCATCCTCTCCATCCTGGTCATCGGCGCGGCCACCGACTACGCCCTGCTGCTGGCCGCCCGCTACAAGGAGGAACTGTCCGCCCGCGCCGACCGCGACCGGCTGGCCGCGATGCGTACCGCGGTACGCCGGTCGGCGGGCGCGATCGTCGCCAGCGCCGCCACCGTGGGGCTCGGTCTGCTCGCGCTGCTGCTCAGCGACCTGGCCAACACCAGCGCGCTGGGCCCGGTCGGTGCGATCGGCATCGTGTGCGCGGTGGTCAGCACCATGACGTTCCTGCCCGCCGTGCTGGCCCTGCTGGGACGGGCCGCCTACTGGCCGGCGCGGCCGAAGGCGGCCGCGGCGGGCACCCGTTCGGAAGGGGTGTGGGGCCGGGTGGCCGCGGCCGTCGAGCGCGCGCCGCGTCGCATCTGGGCCGGCACGGGCGTCCTGCTGCTGGTCTGCGCCGCGTTCGCGCCGCAGCTGAAGTCGGACGGAGTGCCGCTGAGCGAGATCTTCGTGAACGACGCGCCCTCGGTCGAGGCGCAGGAGGTGCTGAGCGAGCACTACCCCGGCGGCTCCGGCAACCCGGCGGTGATCATCGCCGACGCCGGGGCGGCCCGCGAGGTCGCCGGTGCGGCCACCCGCACCGAGGGCGTCTCCGCGGCGGCCCCGGTCACGCAGTCCGGCCGGCCCGGCGGCGGGCAGCCGCAGGTGGTCGACGGCCGGGTGATGATCGACGCGACGCTCACGGACTCCGCGGACAGCGACGCCGCGAAGGAGACGGTGCAGCGGCTCCGGGAGAACGTGCACGGGGTCGACGGCGCGGACGCGCTGGTCGGCGGGTACACCGCGCAGCAGTACGACACCCAGCAGACCGCGCAGCGGGACCGGGTGGTGATCACGCCCGTGGTGCTGGCGATCATCCTGGTGATCCTGGCGCTGCTGCTGCGGTCCCTGCTGATGCCGCTGCTGCTGGTGGGCACGGTGGCGCTGAACTACTTCGCCACCATCGGCGTCGCCGCGCTGGTCTTCCAGCATCTGCTGGGCTTCACCGGCACCGACGCGTCCGTGCCGCTGTACGGGTTCGTTTTCCTGGTGGCGCTGGGTGTGGACTACAACATCTTCCTGATGACGCGGGTGCGGGAGGAGGCGCTGCGCGACGGCACCCGACGAGGGGTGCTGACGGGGCTCACCGCGACCGGCGGCGTCATCACCTCGGCCGGTGTGGTGCTGGCCGCCACCTTCGCCGCGCTGGTGGTGATCCCGCTGGCGTTCCTGGTGCAGATCGCGTTCATCGTGGCTTTCGGCGTCCTGCTGGACACCCTCGTCGTGCGGTCGCTACTGGTTCCCGCGCTGGTGCGGGACATCGGCCGGGTGCTGTGGTGGCCCAGCGCCCTGCACCGCCGCTGA
- a CDS encoding deoxyribodipyrimidine photo-lyase — translation MTVSIALFTADLRVHDNPALRAALDGADETVPLFVLDDAVRAAGFDAPNRRAFLADCLASLDEALRKRGGRLVVRRGDVVGEVCRLARQTEARDVHVAADVSGFAHRREDRLRAELESDGRRLHVHDAVTTVLAPGEVVPADRDHFAVFTPYFRRWETVTPRRPLGAPRRVRVPDGAPEGELPARSAVSGVSPGLARGGEQEGRRRFATWLSDGVDAYEDRHDDLVGDATSRLSPHLHFGTLSPTELVHRARERGGAGADAFVRQICWRDFHHQVLAARPQAARQDYRTRHDGWRRDDQAADAWREGRTGYPVVDAAMRQLAHEGWMHNRGRLLAGSFLTKTLYVDWRVGARHFLELLVDGDMANNQLNWQWVAGTGTDTRPNRVLNPLTQAKRFDPDGAYVRRWVPELADVDGGAVHTPWKLAALDRAGIDYPDPVVDLGEGLDRFLRARGVR, via the coding sequence GTGACCGTGTCGATCGCCCTGTTCACCGCCGATCTCCGGGTCCACGACAACCCCGCGCTGCGGGCCGCCCTGGACGGCGCCGACGAGACGGTGCCCCTGTTCGTGCTCGACGATGCCGTGCGCGCGGCCGGGTTCGACGCCCCCAACCGCCGGGCGTTCCTCGCCGACTGCCTCGCCTCCCTCGACGAGGCCCTGAGGAAACGCGGCGGCCGCCTGGTGGTGCGCCGGGGCGACGTGGTCGGCGAGGTGTGCCGGCTCGCGCGGCAGACGGAGGCCCGGGACGTACACGTGGCAGCGGACGTGAGCGGCTTCGCGCACCGGAGGGAGGACCGGCTGCGCGCGGAGCTGGAGTCCGACGGACGCCGCCTGCACGTGCACGACGCGGTGACCACGGTCCTGGCACCCGGCGAGGTGGTCCCGGCGGACCGCGACCACTTCGCGGTCTTCACGCCCTACTTCCGCCGCTGGGAGACCGTCACGCCGCGCAGACCGCTGGGCGCGCCGCGCCGAGTGCGGGTCCCGGACGGCGCGCCGGAAGGGGAGCTCCCGGCCCGGTCCGCGGTCTCCGGTGTCTCGCCGGGGCTGGCCCGCGGCGGTGAGCAGGAGGGCCGGCGACGGTTCGCGACGTGGCTCTCCGACGGCGTCGACGCGTACGAGGACCGGCACGACGACCTGGTCGGCGACGCCACCTCACGGCTCTCCCCGCACCTGCACTTCGGCACCCTCTCCCCCACCGAACTGGTGCACCGGGCCAGGGAACGCGGCGGTGCGGGCGCGGACGCGTTCGTGCGGCAGATCTGCTGGCGGGACTTCCACCACCAGGTGCTCGCCGCCCGGCCGCAGGCGGCCCGCCAGGACTACCGCACCCGTCACGACGGGTGGCGCCGGGACGACCAAGCCGCCGACGCCTGGCGGGAGGGCCGCACCGGCTACCCCGTGGTGGACGCGGCGATGCGGCAGCTCGCCCACGAGGGCTGGATGCACAACCGCGGGCGGCTGCTGGCCGGCAGCTTCCTCACCAAGACGCTGTACGTCGACTGGCGGGTCGGCGCCCGCCACTTCCTGGAGCTGCTGGTGGACGGTGACATGGCCAACAACCAGCTCAACTGGCAGTGGGTGGCCGGCACCGGCACGGACACCCGGCCCAACCGGGTGCTCAACCCGCTGACGCAGGCCAAACGGTTCGACCCCGACGGCGCGTACGTGCGGCGCTGGGTGCCGGAGCTGGCGGACGTGGACGGCGGCGCCGTGCACACGCCGTGGAAGCTGGCCGCCCTCGATCGGGCCGGGATCGACTACCCGGACCCGGTCGTCGATCTCGGCGAGGGCCTGGACCGCTTCCTGCGGGCACGCGGAGTCCGGTGA